One region of Glutamicibacter sp. B1 genomic DNA includes:
- the dxr gene encoding 1-deoxy-D-xylulose-5-phosphate reductoisomerase translates to MSSQKTFTPTGHPRRVSLIGSTGSIGTQGLDVISKASDKFSVAALSGGYNVELLAQQAVEYRPALVGFAGDSVDELASAIKDAASQASVSGYEPELVAGEHAATAVAAFGEADVVLNGITGAIGLAPTIAALEAGHLLALANKESLIIGGQVVKQIAAPGQISPVDSEHSALAQALRSGAPEEVSKLLVTASGGPFFGYTYDQLREVTPAQALAHPTWDMGRMVTTNSATMVNKALEVIEAHLLFDVPLERIEPVVHRQSIIHSMVEFIDGSVIAQASPPDMRLPIALGINWPHRVAGAANACDFSKSASWTFEPLDEEVFFAVKLAKQAAASSGTHMAVYNASNEVAVDAFHEGKIRFTDIVETIEHVLDDYTPVNAELSVETVLETDRWARAHAAKILGAKA, encoded by the coding sequence GTGAGCTCCCAAAAAACTTTTACGCCAACTGGTCACCCACGCCGGGTATCCCTGATTGGTTCTACCGGATCCATCGGTACCCAAGGCTTGGACGTCATTTCAAAGGCATCGGACAAATTCTCGGTGGCTGCTCTTTCAGGCGGCTACAACGTGGAATTGCTTGCTCAGCAGGCTGTTGAATACCGCCCAGCTTTGGTTGGATTCGCCGGAGACTCTGTCGACGAACTCGCTTCAGCGATCAAAGATGCTGCGAGCCAGGCTTCGGTTAGTGGATACGAACCTGAACTCGTCGCTGGGGAGCACGCGGCAACTGCGGTTGCTGCCTTTGGCGAAGCGGACGTTGTGCTTAACGGCATTACCGGCGCCATCGGGCTTGCTCCTACCATTGCAGCTCTAGAAGCTGGGCACCTGTTGGCCCTGGCGAATAAAGAATCCCTGATTATCGGTGGACAGGTAGTCAAGCAGATTGCCGCACCAGGACAGATTTCCCCGGTTGATTCTGAACATTCTGCTTTGGCACAGGCTTTGCGTTCAGGCGCGCCAGAAGAAGTTTCCAAGTTGCTGGTGACTGCTTCGGGAGGCCCATTCTTTGGATACACCTATGACCAGTTGCGCGAAGTGACACCAGCACAGGCGTTGGCGCACCCCACGTGGGATATGGGGCGCATGGTGACGACGAACTCGGCAACCATGGTCAACAAGGCTTTGGAAGTCATCGAAGCTCATCTGCTTTTTGATGTGCCATTGGAAAGAATCGAACCTGTGGTGCACCGCCAATCGATCATTCACTCCATGGTCGAGTTCATTGATGGTTCGGTAATCGCTCAGGCCTCGCCGCCGGATATGCGATTGCCCATTGCCTTGGGAATCAACTGGCCGCATCGTGTTGCAGGTGCCGCCAACGCCTGTGATTTCTCAAAGTCAGCCAGCTGGACCTTTGAACCATTGGATGAAGAAGTGTTCTTCGCAGTGAAGTTAGCGAAGCAAGCAGCAGCTTCTTCCGGGACACACATGGCTGTCTACAACGCCTCAAATGAAGTCGCTGTGGATGCTTTCCACGAAGGAAAAATTCGATTCACTGACATCGTCGAGACCATCGAACACGTACTCGATGACTACACGCCAGTGAACGCCGAACTTAGTGTAGAAACCGTTCTGGAAACGGACCGTTGGGCCAGAGCGCACGCTGCGAAGATTCTGGGAGCCAAAGCATGA
- a CDS encoding ABC transporter ATP-binding protein gives MSHLAPENTSGEYALSFNDLKVTFETSGPLVHAVKGLSLAVRPGEVVALVGESGSGKSVTSTAAMGLLPENANISGEAKIGNVNVVGLEQGKMRKMRATDIAMVFQEPMTALNPVLTIERQLTEALELHGIAYGKAATDRAIELLTMVGIPEPDKRIKQYPHQFSGGQRQRIVIAMAISCDPKVIIADEPTTALDVTVQAEILDLLRELKDRLNTGILLITHNMGVVADMADQVAVMFQGNLVETGSVDQVLLHPQHAYTQRLLAAVPRLSAPALITENAPHSERTAPAGRELVLEAKDLVLEYNMRGKVFRAVEGVSFDVAKGEVLGIVGESGSGKSTIAKAVIGLLPVAEGSLSVKGHNLPKLSPKEARAVRKQIGVIFQDPAASLNPRFPIGECITEPMVVHKVGSKASRIKRAEELLDAVKLPRNVINRYPHELSGGQRQRVCIARALTLNPELLIADEPTSALDVSVQAVVLEMIQDLQRDFNFACLFVSHDLAVVDMLADAVVVMRSGKAVEQGMVQTVLHAPTHDYTKRLLAAAPVPDPYEQATRREAWRLLNKNK, from the coding sequence ATGAGCCATCTCGCACCAGAAAATACCTCCGGTGAATACGCGCTGAGCTTCAATGACCTGAAGGTCACCTTCGAAACCTCCGGCCCGCTGGTTCACGCAGTCAAAGGATTATCCCTTGCGGTACGCCCCGGTGAGGTGGTCGCACTGGTGGGCGAATCGGGATCTGGTAAGTCCGTGACCTCCACCGCGGCCATGGGCTTGCTTCCGGAGAACGCGAACATCTCGGGTGAAGCAAAGATTGGCAACGTCAACGTTGTGGGCCTTGAACAGGGCAAGATGCGCAAGATGCGTGCCACCGACATCGCCATGGTTTTCCAGGAACCGATGACCGCGTTGAACCCGGTGCTCACCATCGAACGCCAGTTGACCGAGGCCTTGGAACTACACGGTATCGCTTATGGCAAGGCCGCGACAGACCGTGCCATTGAGCTGCTCACGATGGTGGGCATTCCGGAGCCTGACAAACGTATCAAGCAATACCCTCACCAGTTCTCCGGAGGACAGCGTCAACGCATCGTCATTGCCATGGCGATTTCCTGTGACCCGAAGGTGATCATCGCTGATGAACCAACCACGGCATTGGATGTCACCGTGCAGGCTGAGATCTTGGATCTGCTGCGTGAGCTCAAAGACCGCTTGAACACTGGTATTTTGCTAATCACCCACAATATGGGTGTAGTGGCGGATATGGCTGATCAAGTTGCTGTGATGTTCCAAGGCAATTTGGTTGAAACCGGCTCGGTGGACCAGGTGTTGCTTCACCCGCAGCACGCATACACCCAACGCTTGCTGGCCGCTGTTCCACGTTTGTCTGCTCCGGCGTTGATCACTGAAAATGCGCCACATAGCGAACGGACTGCCCCTGCCGGCCGCGAGCTGGTACTCGAAGCCAAAGACTTGGTGTTGGAATACAACATGCGAGGCAAGGTCTTCCGTGCGGTGGAGGGCGTCAGCTTCGATGTGGCCAAGGGTGAAGTATTAGGCATCGTGGGGGAGTCCGGTTCTGGCAAGTCCACTATCGCGAAGGCAGTTATTGGGCTCTTGCCAGTGGCCGAGGGAAGCTTGTCGGTCAAGGGACACAACCTTCCTAAGCTCTCGCCCAAGGAAGCCCGCGCGGTACGCAAACAAATCGGCGTGATCTTCCAGGATCCGGCAGCTTCGCTCAACCCGCGATTCCCGATTGGTGAATGCATTACCGAGCCCATGGTGGTACACAAAGTGGGTTCCAAGGCCTCGAGAATTAAGCGGGCCGAGGAATTGTTGGATGCAGTCAAGCTACCGCGCAACGTCATCAACCGCTACCCGCATGAGCTCTCCGGCGGACAGCGCCAGCGCGTGTGTATCGCCCGTGCCCTGACGTTGAATCCGGAGCTGCTGATCGCCGATGAGCCGACCAGTGCGTTGGATGTTTCGGTCCAGGCGGTCGTGCTTGAAATGATTCAGGACCTGCAGCGTGACTTCAATTTCGCCTGCTTGTTTGTTAGCCATGACTTGGCCGTGGTGGACATGCTGGCAGACGCAGTGGTCGTTATGCGCTCAGGTAAGGCTGTGGAACAAGGAATGGTTCAGACCGTCCTGCACGCACCAACCCATGACTACACCAAGCGATTGCTGGCAGCTGCCCCAGTCCCGGATCCATATGAACAGGCGACTAGGCGCGAGGCGTGGCGATTGCTGAATAAGAACAAATAG
- a CDS encoding ABC transporter permease → MLKFILKRLGSAVGVLFAASLLLYILVINSGDPLGDLRESNAENREYLMQQRIDYMNLEQPWYLRYLTWLGGVGKCFVGSCDLGQNINGVEVSGLLANAASSTLRLVLLATVIAAVLGIAIGVLTAVRQYSGLDYLVTFLTFLFFSLPVFWAAVLLKEYMAIGYNDWLENPQISIGTSILIGVIVGFLLQMLLGGSLKRRGLTFLITAIFVPLLLQYSLWLNFYRYPQMGPAIIVVLTLLLALSATAMSVGLKEKKVLYPALITVVLVLVMYYATFWLLKDANAWILVIGAILSVAIPGLIGKYMGGRLSKLASGVAALVGFIGAGLTVLDHIFRAWPGFLDLKGRPIGTIGSSTANLGGGFWDNFLDNATQLLLPTIVLAIISLASYSRYTRSSMLEVQQQDYIRTARSKGLSERTVIFRHAFRNALIPIATIAAFDFAGLIGGAVVTETVFGWKGMGDMFSTGLHAVDPAPVMAFFLVTGTAAILFNLLADIVYALLDPRIRV, encoded by the coding sequence GTGTTGAAGTTCATTCTCAAGAGATTAGGATCGGCCGTCGGCGTGCTATTTGCCGCTTCGCTGCTGCTCTATATCTTGGTTATCAACTCTGGCGATCCGCTAGGAGACCTTCGCGAAAGTAACGCTGAAAATCGCGAATACCTGATGCAGCAACGCATCGACTACATGAACCTAGAGCAGCCTTGGTACCTGAGATACCTAACCTGGCTTGGTGGAGTGGGTAAATGCTTCGTAGGATCCTGTGATCTAGGCCAGAACATCAATGGAGTTGAGGTCAGTGGGCTACTCGCTAACGCCGCGTCCTCGACATTGCGCCTAGTACTCCTGGCCACCGTGATCGCCGCTGTACTGGGTATCGCCATCGGGGTGCTGACCGCAGTACGCCAGTACTCCGGCCTAGACTACCTCGTCACCTTCCTGACCTTCCTGTTCTTCTCCCTCCCTGTGTTCTGGGCAGCAGTGCTGCTCAAGGAATACATGGCCATCGGGTACAACGATTGGCTTGAAAATCCGCAAATATCTATCGGCACCAGCATCCTGATCGGTGTCATCGTCGGTTTCCTTTTGCAGATGTTGCTTGGCGGTTCACTCAAGCGCCGCGGTCTTACCTTCCTGATCACCGCGATCTTTGTCCCGCTGTTACTGCAGTACAGCCTCTGGCTAAACTTCTACCGTTACCCGCAAATGGGTCCGGCAATCATTGTCGTGCTGACCCTGTTGTTGGCCTTGTCGGCCACGGCCATGAGCGTTGGTCTTAAAGAGAAGAAAGTACTGTACCCGGCACTGATCACCGTGGTGCTGGTACTCGTGATGTACTACGCAACCTTCTGGCTATTGAAGGATGCCAATGCCTGGATCCTGGTCATCGGGGCAATCCTCTCCGTGGCCATCCCGGGACTCATCGGCAAGTACATGGGTGGACGCCTATCCAAGCTTGCGTCCGGCGTTGCCGCGCTCGTCGGCTTCATCGGCGCAGGACTGACCGTGCTGGATCATATCTTCCGTGCCTGGCCTGGCTTCCTGGATCTCAAGGGCCGTCCGATCGGTACCATCGGATCCTCCACCGCAAACCTCGGTGGCGGTTTCTGGGACAACTTCTTGGATAACGCAACCCAGCTGTTATTGCCAACGATCGTTTTGGCCATCATTTCTTTGGCAAGCTACTCGCGCTACACGCGTTCCTCCATGCTCGAAGTGCAGCAGCAAGACTACATTCGCACTGCACGCTCCAAGGGTTTGAGCGAGCGTACGGTGATCTTCCGTCACGCTTTCCGCAACGCGTTGATCCCCATCGCCACCATTGCGGCCTTTGACTTTGCCGGTCTGATTGGCGGCGCCGTGGTCACCGAAACGGTCTTCGGCTGGAAAGGCATGGGCGATATGTTCAGCACCGGTCTGCACGCAGTAGACCCAGCCCCGGTGATGGCCTTCTTCTTGGTCACCGGTACCGCGGCAATTCTTTTCAATCTGCTGGCAGATATCGTCTACGCGCTGCTTGATCCACGGATCCGGGTCTAG
- a CDS encoding ABC transporter permease, producing MSNINGKTPQDLTSIAEVEDAKLAASTEQSKSQSRIVFERFLKHKPAMISSVLLVLITVIAFTSVGFGPLPGWWKQSYLDAGTVIDGGKPTLSLLPTWLGGSGFAIGEHPFGQDSVGKDYFALVMNGAQKSIVIGVVVGLVATFLGAVIGAVAGYFRGWVDEVLMRITDLFIVIPLLVLAAVLGQIAGRSSSSIFALALVLGLVTWTGLARLVRGEILSLREREYVSAAQAMGSRTSRVIFKHLLPNTVGVIVVNATFAIAGAILLESSLSFLGFGVQAPESSLGLLISQYQNAFLTRPWLFWWPGMIIVVFALSINFLGDGLRDAFDPRQSGKRRRPRAGLFAMPTRKEKP from the coding sequence ATGAGTAACATAAATGGAAAGACTCCACAGGACCTGACGTCCATCGCTGAAGTTGAAGACGCGAAACTTGCCGCTTCCACAGAACAGTCGAAGAGCCAGTCGCGTATCGTTTTTGAACGTTTTCTCAAGCACAAGCCGGCCATGATTTCCTCGGTCTTGCTGGTGCTGATCACGGTCATCGCCTTTACCTCCGTCGGTTTCGGCCCGCTGCCCGGCTGGTGGAAGCAGAGTTATCTGGATGCAGGCACCGTGATTGATGGTGGCAAGCCAACGCTCTCACTGCTACCCACCTGGCTTGGCGGATCTGGCTTTGCCATCGGCGAGCATCCCTTCGGTCAGGACTCGGTTGGTAAGGACTACTTCGCACTGGTGATGAATGGTGCACAGAAGTCCATCGTGATCGGTGTGGTCGTCGGTTTGGTTGCGACCTTCCTTGGCGCAGTGATCGGTGCAGTTGCAGGATACTTCCGTGGCTGGGTCGATGAAGTTCTGATGCGCATCACCGACCTATTCATTGTCATCCCACTGTTGGTCCTGGCAGCAGTACTTGGACAGATCGCCGGGCGCAGTTCCAGCTCGATCTTTGCCCTGGCCCTAGTTCTTGGCCTGGTCACCTGGACAGGCCTGGCCCGTCTGGTGCGTGGCGAGATTCTGAGCTTGCGCGAACGCGAGTACGTATCGGCAGCCCAGGCCATGGGGTCACGCACGTCCCGCGTGATCTTCAAACACCTGCTGCCCAACACGGTCGGCGTGATCGTCGTGAACGCAACCTTCGCGATCGCCGGTGCAATCCTGCTTGAATCCTCGCTATCCTTCCTGGGCTTCGGCGTGCAGGCCCCAGAATCTTCGCTGGGCCTGTTGATTAGTCAGTACCAGAATGCCTTCCTGACCCGACCATGGTTGTTCTGGTGGCCGGGCATGATCATCGTGGTCTTCGCACTGTCTATTAACTTCCTCGGCGATGGTCTGCGCGATGCCTTCGACCCACGCCAGAGTGGCAAGCGTCGCCGCCCTCGCGCCGGACTCTTTGCCATGCCAACCCGTAAGGAGAAGCCATGA
- a CDS encoding M50 family metallopeptidase yields the protein MSVILFIAGILFMVVAVGLSIALHEIGHLVPAKLFKLRVPQYMIGFGKTLVSFKRGETQYGIKALPLGGYISMVGMYPPRPETEDDKPAKKPSLFQKVFGQMVDDARSQANENVLPSDEGRLFYQLPVYKRVIIMLGGPFMNLVIGFVVIAIVLTSFGQATPTTTISEVYQCIASAENANQTECTDKDVPAPAYEAGLRPGDTITAVNGAAVEQGEWNKLTDVIRVNPGQSITLDYQRDGQNHTTTLTPYLTDRPATDDNGYVLTDDQGNYIMTKVGFVGMSSLQEDLTQPLSAVPGVIGNQLLTIGNVILHLPQRMVDVAQAAFGDGQRDPNGPVSIVGVGRIAGEISAEDSISVSDKFATLLSLVGGLNLALFAFNLIPLLPLDGGHVVGALYDGIKRMFARIFNLKNIKPVDTVKLLPLTYVVVVAMLVMGGLLIYADIFKPIQLF from the coding sequence ATGAGCGTCATCCTTTTCATTGCCGGCATCCTCTTTATGGTTGTTGCTGTTGGTCTATCTATTGCACTGCACGAAATAGGTCACCTCGTACCAGCGAAGCTTTTTAAGCTGCGCGTGCCGCAATACATGATCGGCTTCGGCAAAACCCTTGTTTCGTTTAAACGAGGAGAAACTCAGTACGGAATCAAGGCGCTTCCTCTGGGCGGCTACATCTCGATGGTTGGCATGTATCCGCCACGACCAGAAACTGAAGACGACAAGCCAGCAAAGAAACCTAGCCTGTTCCAAAAAGTGTTTGGGCAGATGGTTGATGATGCTCGGTCTCAAGCAAACGAAAATGTTTTGCCGAGCGACGAAGGTCGCTTGTTCTACCAGCTGCCGGTCTACAAACGCGTGATCATCATGCTCGGTGGCCCGTTCATGAACTTGGTGATCGGTTTTGTTGTCATTGCTATTGTTCTGACCAGTTTTGGGCAAGCAACGCCGACAACAACGATCTCCGAGGTGTATCAGTGCATCGCCAGCGCAGAGAACGCTAATCAAACAGAGTGCACCGACAAAGACGTTCCCGCTCCAGCCTATGAAGCGGGGCTCCGTCCCGGTGACACCATTACTGCAGTTAATGGCGCCGCCGTGGAACAGGGTGAGTGGAACAAACTTACCGATGTTATTCGGGTGAATCCAGGGCAATCGATCACCCTCGATTACCAGCGGGACGGCCAAAACCACACGACCACATTGACCCCGTATCTCACCGATCGGCCGGCCACCGACGACAACGGTTATGTGCTTACCGATGACCAAGGCAACTACATCATGACCAAGGTTGGCTTTGTGGGGATGAGCTCCTTGCAAGAGGATCTGACCCAGCCACTGAGCGCAGTGCCGGGAGTGATCGGAAACCAGCTGCTCACGATTGGAAACGTTATCTTGCATCTGCCGCAGCGCATGGTGGACGTTGCCCAGGCAGCGTTTGGTGACGGTCAGCGTGATCCAAACGGTCCAGTGTCTATTGTCGGGGTCGGGCGAATTGCTGGTGAAATCAGCGCCGAAGACTCAATTTCAGTCAGCGATAAGTTTGCAACCTTGCTGTCTTTGGTTGGTGGACTGAACCTCGCGTTATTCGCCTTCAACCTGATCCCGCTATTGCCACTAGACGGTGGGCATGTGGTCGGCGCGCTTTATGACGGCATCAAGCGAATGTTCGCCCGAATCTTTAACCTGAAAAACATCAAGCCGGTGGACACCGTCAAATTGTTGCCACTGACCTATGTTGTTGTGGTGGCCATGTTGGTAATGGGTGGTCTCTTAATATACGCAGACATTTTTAAGCCAATACAGTTGTTCTGA
- a CDS encoding ABC transporter family substrate-binding protein, whose translation MRFQRVSKAVVVGAAMALALSACAPGGSDSSSEASKSTESNGGAEVTNSGLADLGDVTTKDDTIKVTVGAPEFISYNGFTPQTYSTYNSAITDRMFAGFYYMGTDGTIYPNKDLGSYEKVSDDPLTIKYTINENAKWSDGTPITVADSVLAWATQNLNLNSGDKDKPLFNSVSTDLGDTVPKGPEGAADGKEFTVTFKDPDPDWQLQTWMLHPAHVVAKKGGLSTDELVQAIRDGDSKKLEKAAKFWNEGWMTKPGTLPDEADVPVSGPYKLESWKAGESVTLTANENYYGTAPATKNLNFRFLADTGMVQALQNKDVDVIAPQPTVDTLAQLEGLGKAVSIQQGDTLTWEHLDFNFAEGNEMNNLELRKAFAMCVPRQEIVDNLVKPLNPEATVMNSREVFPFQDNYQEVVDASYDGRYDQVDIDGAKKILEDQDAVGTEIRIGYSAPNERRTNEVAAIKSSCDKAGFKVKDAGDAKFFAPGGTQERGDYEVALFAWAGSGQITSGQNIYSTGKPQNYGKYSNEAVDEAWTKLATSLDPAVHAEQTKVIEKLLWDDLYGIPLFAHPGLSASGSDIQNVRHTATQSGIVWNAEQWQRAE comes from the coding sequence ATGCGGTTTCAGCGCGTTTCGAAAGCGGTTGTCGTAGGCGCAGCCATGGCGTTGGCACTTTCTGCATGTGCCCCAGGCGGTAGCGATTCTTCTTCGGAAGCAAGCAAGAGCACCGAGTCGAATGGCGGCGCCGAGGTTACCAACTCCGGCCTGGCTGATCTAGGTGATGTCACCACCAAGGACGACACCATCAAGGTGACTGTTGGTGCTCCAGAGTTCATCAGCTACAACGGCTTCACCCCACAGACGTATTCGACGTACAACTCGGCCATCACAGACCGCATGTTCGCGGGCTTCTACTACATGGGCACCGACGGTACGATCTATCCGAACAAGGATCTGGGCTCCTACGAAAAGGTCAGCGACGATCCGCTGACCATCAAATACACCATCAATGAGAACGCCAAGTGGTCCGATGGAACTCCGATCACCGTGGCTGACTCAGTCCTCGCCTGGGCTACCCAGAACTTGAACTTGAACTCCGGTGACAAGGACAAGCCACTGTTCAACTCAGTGTCCACCGACTTGGGTGACACGGTGCCCAAGGGCCCAGAAGGAGCTGCTGACGGTAAGGAATTCACCGTCACCTTCAAGGATCCAGATCCAGACTGGCAGCTTCAGACCTGGATGCTGCACCCAGCACACGTTGTCGCTAAGAAGGGCGGCTTGAGCACTGACGAACTAGTTCAGGCAATCCGCGATGGCGATTCTAAGAAACTGGAGAAGGCCGCCAAGTTCTGGAACGAAGGCTGGATGACCAAGCCAGGCACCTTGCCTGATGAAGCCGATGTGCCAGTTTCCGGTCCATACAAGCTGGAGTCCTGGAAGGCCGGCGAGTCGGTGACCTTGACCGCCAATGAAAACTACTACGGCACCGCTCCTGCCACCAAGAACTTGAACTTCCGCTTCTTGGCTGACACCGGCATGGTTCAGGCGCTGCAGAACAAGGACGTCGACGTCATTGCTCCACAGCCAACCGTTGATACCCTCGCTCAGCTTGAAGGCTTGGGTAAGGCCGTCAGCATCCAGCAGGGTGACACCTTGACCTGGGAGCACCTGGACTTCAACTTTGCCGAGGGCAACGAGATGAACAATCTTGAACTGCGTAAGGCCTTCGCCATGTGTGTTCCTCGCCAAGAAATCGTTGACAACTTGGTCAAGCCGTTGAACCCTGAGGCTACCGTGATGAACTCTCGCGAAGTCTTCCCGTTCCAAGATAACTACCAAGAAGTCGTCGATGCATCCTATGACGGTCGCTACGATCAGGTCGATATCGATGGCGCCAAGAAGATCCTGGAAGATCAGGATGCTGTCGGTACCGAGATTCGCATCGGTTACTCAGCACCAAACGAGCGACGCACCAATGAAGTTGCAGCCATCAAGTCCTCATGCGACAAGGCAGGCTTCAAGGTCAAGGATGCCGGCGACGCTAAGTTCTTCGCACCGGGCGGCACTCAGGAACGTGGCGACTACGAAGTAGCACTGTTCGCATGGGCAGGTTCGGGCCAGATCACTTCGGGTCAGAACATCTACTCCACGGGCAAGCCACAGAACTACGGCAAGTACTCGAACGAAGCCGTCGACGAGGCCTGGACCAAGTTGGCAACCTCGCTTGATCCTGCGGTTCACGCCGAACAGACCAAGGTCATCGAGAAGCTGCTGTGGGACGACCTGTATGGTATCCCACTGTTCGCACACCCGGGCTTGAGCGCTTCGGGATCCGATATCCAGAATGTCCGTCACACCGCTACCCAGAGCGGCATCGTATGGAATGCCGAACAGTGGCAGCGTGCTGAATAA
- a CDS encoding GNAT family N-acetyltransferase: MQLREVRPSDLDAFFAHQQEPEANLMAAYQARNPADRAVFDHHWNSILNDPNVLVRTIEHEGDVVGSILVFDGETPEINFWTSTKYWGKGITTSAVDAFLAEYTKRPLTAHVVQDNLGSIKVLERRGFKTVGTEQIFSNARAQVVTENVMQLD, from the coding sequence GTGCAGCTACGTGAAGTCCGCCCTTCCGACTTGGACGCATTCTTTGCTCACCAGCAAGAACCCGAGGCGAACCTCATGGCCGCTTATCAGGCGCGTAACCCAGCCGATCGCGCGGTATTCGACCACCACTGGAACTCGATCCTGAATGATCCAAATGTTCTGGTTCGCACCATCGAACACGAGGGCGACGTGGTTGGTTCCATTCTGGTATTCGACGGTGAGACCCCAGAGATTAATTTCTGGACCTCCACCAAGTATTGGGGCAAGGGAATCACTACCAGCGCCGTGGATGCCTTCTTGGCCGAATACACTAAGCGTCCACTGACCGCACACGTCGTTCAAGACAACCTCGGTTCTATCAAGGTTTTGGAACGCCGTGGTTTCAAGACTGTAGGTACCGAGCAGATTTTCTCGAATGCTCGGGCACAGGTTGTCACCGAAAACGTCATGCAGCTGGACTAG
- a CDS encoding acyl-CoA dehydrogenase family protein — translation MINLDLDEQYQDLVNMVREFAQEVVAPQSAANDANHSFPYDIVKQMGQMGLFGLPISEEYGGSGGDYFHLALALEELGKVDQSVAITLEAGVSLGAMPIYRFGNEAQKQRWLEPLATGERLAGFGLTEPGAGSDASAALTKAKLENGNWIIDGAKEFITNSGTDITSHVTATAVTGTDEATGKKEISAIIVPTGTPGFTAEKAYDKVGWRASDTHPLSFNAVQVPEENLLGERGRGYAYFLEILDEGRIAIAALATGAAQGCLDEAVKYAKTRTTFGTAIGKNQGVSFMIARMASRAHTARLAYYAAAAKMLAGKDFKIEAAHAKLIASEAAMDNARDATQIFGGYGFMNESLVARHYRDSKILEIGEGTTQVQQMLIARSLGL, via the coding sequence ATGATTAACCTCGATCTCGACGAACAGTACCAAGACCTGGTCAACATGGTCCGAGAATTCGCCCAAGAAGTTGTAGCACCGCAGAGCGCGGCCAATGACGCCAACCATTCTTTTCCATATGACATCGTCAAGCAAATGGGCCAGATGGGACTGTTTGGTCTGCCAATTTCGGAGGAATACGGCGGTTCAGGGGGCGACTACTTCCACCTAGCCTTGGCGCTGGAGGAATTGGGCAAGGTTGATCAATCGGTGGCCATCACCCTCGAAGCTGGCGTGTCGCTCGGTGCCATGCCCATTTACCGTTTCGGCAACGAAGCCCAAAAGCAACGGTGGCTGGAACCGTTGGCAACTGGTGAACGTTTGGCCGGATTTGGGTTAACCGAGCCAGGAGCCGGTTCCGATGCTTCAGCAGCGTTGACCAAGGCGAAGCTTGAAAACGGGAATTGGATAATAGACGGCGCGAAAGAATTCATCACCAACTCAGGAACGGACATCACTTCACATGTCACTGCCACCGCGGTGACGGGCACGGACGAGGCAACGGGGAAGAAAGAAATTTCGGCCATTATTGTGCCTACCGGTACTCCTGGGTTTACCGCCGAGAAAGCCTACGACAAGGTGGGTTGGCGAGCCAGCGACACTCACCCGCTGAGCTTTAACGCGGTTCAGGTGCCGGAAGAAAACCTCTTGGGGGAGCGCGGGCGCGGTTATGCTTACTTCCTTGAAATCCTTGATGAAGGGCGCATCGCCATTGCTGCGTTGGCCACGGGTGCCGCGCAAGGCTGCCTTGACGAGGCGGTTAAGTACGCCAAGACTCGTACAACCTTTGGCACTGCCATCGGCAAGAATCAGGGTGTCTCATTTATGATCGCTCGCATGGCCTCACGCGCGCACACAGCACGCTTGGCCTACTACGCAGCTGCGGCAAAAATGCTGGCTGGTAAAGACTTCAAAATTGAAGCCGCCCACGCGAAGCTGATTGCCAGTGAGGCAGCCATGGACAATGCCCGAGACGCGACGCAAATCTTTGGTGGCTACGGATTCATGAATGAATCGCTGGTGGCCCGCCACTACCGCGACTCGAAGATCCTGGAAATCGGTGAAGGAACTACCCAGGTGCAACAGATGTTGATTGCGCGCAGCCTTGGGCTGTAG
- a CDS encoding TetR/AcrR family transcriptional regulator yields MASRYQTLNEPTDRERAKAERREALLREATRLFAQHGYAGVSLEDLGAACGISGPAVYRHFAGKQAVLIALLVDMSKDIYAGGQEACQEGGSPLEVLSRLVDFHTDFSLSRPDILQVQDRDLKSLPKAELALVRKLQNSYIGLWTHELEKLHPSGSKQSHRFRAHAVFGLLNSTAHSAHSPRTKKSGLKPLLSNMALAALTSPVV; encoded by the coding sequence ATGGCGAGCAGGTATCAGACCCTCAACGAACCAACTGACCGCGAACGCGCCAAAGCGGAACGGCGTGAGGCACTATTACGGGAAGCCACCAGGCTCTTCGCCCAGCACGGCTATGCCGGTGTGTCTTTGGAAGATCTCGGGGCTGCCTGCGGCATTTCTGGGCCCGCTGTCTACCGACACTTTGCGGGAAAACAAGCTGTACTCATCGCTTTGCTGGTCGACATGTCCAAGGATATTTACGCCGGCGGTCAAGAGGCTTGCCAAGAAGGCGGCTCGCCGCTGGAAGTCCTCTCGCGATTAGTTGACTTTCATACTGATTTTTCGCTCTCGCGCCCTGACATCCTGCAGGTGCAGGACCGGGATCTCAAGTCTTTGCCTAAGGCTGAACTAGCGTTGGTGCGAAAGCTTCAGAACTCATATATCGGCTTATGGACCCATGAATTAGAAAAATTGCACCCTTCAGGTAGCAAGCAGTCACATCGTTTCCGGGCCCACGCAGTCTTCGGTTTGCTTAACTCCACCGCCCATTCTGCGCACTCGCCTAGAACGAAAAAATCAGGCTTAAAACCACTATTGTCGAATATGGCTCTCGCAGCTCTAACTTCCCCGGTAGTGTAG